tgctcctccacatacacactgacacagaaacacacttggCCGTTAAAAATTAAAGGGAACGATTAAGCAGAACCGGGAATACATGGAAACCTGGAGAGTTCAGCTGCTGcatattatttcacttttgatGAGCTTGTCGCACTTTCCGTACTCACCCTTGCCAAAAACAAATTAGGGATCAGATCATCATTAACTTGACATAGAAAGTAGAAGTGACAACTGAAGGCTTTCATCAGGGGTGGTGCCTGGTCAACACACTACCAGAATGGAGCCACACCgcaaagaagggaaaaacatGCTACAAACATCCATtttctgaaaggcagcagcagtagcacACTCACTGCCTTTTTCCTTCCATGTGAGACCatgatggaaagaaaacaacaaccCTTAAATGTACAGCTGCTCGGCTCAGTCTATAATTGGAGGAAACAATGTTCGTGATTCTCTACGgcgttttttttcttgtacGTTCGCATAATTTCCACCAAATACATGTTTTGCTAAAGCGGTAAAATTCATTCTCACCGTAACTTTATCTCCAGAAATAAAAGGGGAATAAAAGCATTCCTGTTGACTGAACTTGGTAAGTGTTCAGACACATACTGGTATGAGTTTAATGGACTGAAGGATTGCCATTCTGCTACAAAGCAAACAGGATGATTCAGGAAATAATCATGAAAAAATCAGGAAGAATAATAAGAGCTTTTGCATGCAGACcaggttgttattattattattattacacatttctgaaccgcttgtcccagacggggtcgcggggaaccggagcctaacccggcaactcagggcgtaaggccggagggggaggggacacacccaggacgggacgccagtccgtcgcaaggcaccccaagcgggactcgaaccccagacccactggagagcaggacccagtccaacccactgcgccaccgcacccccattattattattattattattattattattattattattatatgtaaagAGTGGGATATGTTTTATAATGTTTCTCATGTTCCACTTGGCGAAGTACTTGACTCATAACagtgtaattgtattttttgctgccAACTTCATTTATGCAATGTTGCTGATAAGTATGTACATCTGTAAAAAATCTGATTATCCTGTCAGGGAGCACAATGAACTGTGCCATAGTCATTGAAGGCTCTGATTTTTTTACGAAATGAAAAGTTATTTAGAAATACTTTTTGGCATCAGTCTAGAGTGGACTGTACAAAAAATTTCTGCAGTAGGGGCGTTGcaactgaaacagaaattgCTTGCTAACATGTATTGCACTAGATAGTCCAAATGTGATTACatgtaataaaaatcaaatttcaaaatgtatttttttgtgaaaaatattttaaatacagacaTGTTTCTGTATTTCACAGTTAGTGCatcaatttttaaataagtacAGCATACTTTTTATACATGCCATATCTGTGTAATCTTTCCTGTAGTCTGTTATAACTGTGAATTTTGACAAAACTGAATCTATTAGAAATTTCAGATTTGAATTGTttcaaaataatagaaaaatacttGGTGTAATCAATACATCTAAAAATTTTTCACGTAAAGTATTTTCCATAACTGTTAAATCTATTTTCATTAGTGTTTAAGCAGCAGAGCTTAAAGTCTGCTGCAGAAAGCAAAATGATCACACGTTCACAACCGGGAGCAACCCTTGAGAACTTCCAGTACTGTATTGATTTCCATTCATACCATACATGCAGGAGACTCTTGTTTGAGAGTATTAGCCTGGAGAACAGTGTAGGTGTGGACTGGTGGTTGTAACAGTAGAATGACTCATTCAGATCATCCTGGGATCTATTAAAGAGTCAGAGACTGTTCTCTAGGGTAAAGAGAATTCCTCCCTTGCTCTGATTCAGCAAAGGCAACTACTATAATTTTACACTCATAACGTCTGTAAGACATGCAGACTAAGAGCAGACTATACGATGTATACACTTGTCACTACTTTTGCTTGAGAATGACAGTTTTGCttggaaattttaaatgtaagcaTTACTCCTGTAAATATGAGAAAGCACAGTTAAAGGTACAAGACACTTACCCCAGTGTAGTCATAGTAACAATGGTGTACCAGAATGAAGCGGGGATGCTGGTGAAGTTTGTGCCTTTAGTGCCTTTTTCAGCATAGAACATGACGGTAGCAAAGATGATGATGGCCATGGTGagggagaagagcaggaagCCCAACTCTGAAGCACAGCTCTTAAGTGTGTAGCCCAGAATGCGCAGCCCCTGCGAGTGGCGAGAAAATTTGAAGATACGGAAGACCCGAAAAACACGCAAGGTGACAAAGGCCCCGCTTACATCCTCGTTCTCTGGCATAACCAAGCCAATGTAGTAGGGCATGATTGCCACCACATCGATCACACTCATGACCGAGCGCATGAACTTGCAGCGACTGGGTGCTGCAAAGAGCCTCATCAGGTACTCAAAGGTGAAGATGAGCACACAGGCCGTGTCCATGCAGAAGAAGGCTAGAGAGTACTTCTCACCACACGGGAGGTCCTTCACACTCCCCTTAAGTGGTCGGCAGGGGACAGTCTCCACTACATTGGCAATGACAGAAACTGCAATGAAGAAGCCAGTGACATAGTAGAAGACTAGGGCCATAGTGCTGGTGTGTGGGTTTTCAAAAGCCCTCCACAACCTCTCACGCGAAGTGCTGCCAGGGGGCAAAGGGGCATCAGTTGCCATTTCAGCCTCAGTGTCCTCTGCTAGCCGCTCTTGGTTCTCCTTCTTGCGGTCACGATACTCCTCCATGCAGCAGTCACCAATGATCTCAGGCACAATGCCATAGAAGGCCAGCTCCTCGTCAAAGGCCTGAATGCATTCATGCCGGGGGTAGTGCAGCTTGCCTGTGCGGTAGAAGTTGAGTATGTGACGGAACATCTCAGGGTCTCTATCGAAGAAATATTCCTGGGTGTCTTCATTGTAGAAGAACTCCTTTTCTGAGCTGCCCAGCAGAGTGTCGGGATATCGGTCAAGAGTGTTCTTCCACGTCTGGAAGCGCAACCCACTCACGTTGACAAACAAGATCTCATCGTTGCGACTCTTCTTGTCCACAGGTGGTTTGGGCATTGTCTTCTTGGCCAGTGGGAGCCAACCCACAGCAGCTGCCCGAGCGAAGGGGAGCCATGTTGCTACTCCAGCTGCCATGTTTGCTTCAGTAGCTTGGCTTCCAACTGGAACAGATCTGACTTCTAATGGGTGGGGAACTGAATAGTTAGCTGAACAGCAGACCTTTTCGAATCAAAAGGAAAAGGGTAAGCCTTTGCAATCTGATCATTCGAATTGTGGGACTGGAAATGGTATTTCCCTACTTGTATCTCTCTCAAAGTTTCTTGAAGATTAGCAATTTTAAAGCGTGCGGAGGGTGCTGGAGTGTTTTCATCATTGCAAGTCGGGAAAGGGAACAACTGAACACATAAAGGTGTTAAATCTGAAACATGGGTCTGTagagaagaacaagaaaaaaacggACTTTGAAACTACGGAAAGTGCAAAGTGTGGGTTAATTTATAAATCCACACAAAATACCATTGGGCTACTCATCACTGGGTATCTTAGAAACAATGTGTGACttgtaaaaatacaacaaaaggCCTCCAGGAATGGTTTGGTTTAGGTGTCCGCTCTTGCTGCCTCTCCCTCTTCAAAGACAGATTTGATGCAGTGCTGTGGCGTTTCAgattcaaattaaattatgatGATGGTTTCCAAAGTTGCAAGATAGACAATTTTCCTGTCGCTCTCCACCGACATGTAGCTCTCCAGCTCGGGTGATATGGTGTCTCGTTTTCCCTCTTTTCGGTCTAGTGTTTATTCAGCTTTCCTGCCGCCTGAAAGgctttgtaaatgaaaaagtttgTCGTTTAGTCATTGCCGTTCCTTGTATGGCTGTCCTTCTATGTACCTGTCaagacacacaacacacacagcttagAGACTGTGCAGCACAGGCCAGTGAAGGCTCGAGTGAGCCAACTGCTTTCATcaaagtgtgtttaaaaagGGGAGCCTCACTGTACAAACACTTCAGTGCCTCTTACAACTATAACAGCAGGACTTACTAAGGCTTAGTCTGACGGCCCCCAGAAAGTTTTAGGCTATTTCAGGTGAAGCTGATACTGCTTCTACCTGCagggaaatgttttaattctgGAATCGGCGTATTATCAGCCTTATTATGTTTTCACAagtcaaaatgtaatttcaaattGTCCTATTCGTTGAAGGTGGGCAAAGCTTCACCAGGACTTATCTACAGCACATAATGAAATATTCCTGTGCCAACAGCTTAAGGATTAGAGTACTCTTGATGTGGTATTCTTTTTTCATTACAgttgagaaacacacagaacaatATGATTATTAAATAGCTGTAAAGCAGCACTTGCTGGTGACAATAACtaagaaatttaaaagcaaCTCAACTTCAGAAAtaccatttgtttttaatgtaattttaaaaggattttgcttttttttcatattatacTCTTATTACCGTTTCTGCTAAACTAAAATGAATCTTCGCTGTGTCAATGCGTGTCAGTATGAAGGCAAGCTAGAAAAACCAAGGTTAACTACATTAAAAGCTTACAACCATACCAAGAGCTAAAAGCATGCTCC
This genomic window from Scleropages formosus chromosome 1, fSclFor1.1, whole genome shotgun sequence contains:
- the kcnd1 gene encoding A-type voltage-gated potassium channel KCND1; its protein translation is MAAGVATWLPFARAAAVGWLPLAKKTMPKPPVDKKSRNDEILFVNVSGLRFQTWKNTLDRYPDTLLGSSEKEFFYNEDTQEYFFDRDPEMFRHILNFYRTGKLHYPRHECIQAFDEELAFYGIVPEIIGDCCMEEYRDRKKENQERLAEDTEAEMATDAPLPPGSTSRERLWRAFENPHTSTMALVFYYVTGFFIAVSVIANVVETVPCRPLKGSVKDLPCGEKYSLAFFCMDTACVLIFTFEYLMRLFAAPSRCKFMRSVMSVIDVVAIMPYYIGLVMPENEDVSGAFVTLRVFRVFRIFKFSRHSQGLRILGYTLKSCASELGFLLFSLTMAIIIFATVMFYAEKGTKGTNFTSIPASFWYTIVTMTTLGYGDMVPNTIAGKIFGSICSLSGVLVIALPVPVIVSNFSRIYHQNQRADKMRAQQKVRLARIRLAKKGTTNAFLQYKEQRGIQDGDSDSTALCVKNRSSFEHQHHHLLHCLEKTTNHEFTDELTYSEMCMTESVGYRTSRSTSLSSQQGLSSSCCPRRAKRRAIRLANSTVSVSRGSVQELDTLQVQKSATGHQSRSSLNAKTEDMKLNCDDRDFTAAIISIPTPPANTPDESLPPSPGIPGILRNSRSSTYTQETVKISSL